Within the Gemmatimonadaceae bacterium genome, the region AGGATGCGCGAGTTCCGAATTCGCTGTGATCGAACCGAATTCCTGTGTCAATGATATAGGCGGTCACTCCGGATCCAGTATTGGTGTACGTGTAGCTTGTACTGAGAGGCAGTGCTCGCTGATCGATACGGTCTATTCCCCACGTAGCGCCCAACTGGATAGTACTGGCGCGCGCGATTCCGTCCTGCTCCACTCGCTGCACACGTGCGTCACGCAGGAGACCATCTCGCGCGGCTTCCGACATCGATCCAGCAAAGCCATTGAGTACGGTCGTGTAGACGAAATCCGGCTTGACACCGTGCGCCGCCGCAATGGCCGCAGGGCGTTCGCCCGCGCGCAGAGTTACGATGAATCGTCCGGGAATGACGTCCGCATTTTCCGACGCTGCGCTCACCGCGAGTTGTGGGGCAATGCCTGGGTTTGTGGGATTCGAGGTGTCCGAGCAGGCAACGACGGACGCACTCGCTGCGAGCAGCAGGGCAATCTTCTTCATCAGCGCACTCCTTAAAGAGAAAAGGCAGCCGGCACTGCCGTACTAACCGGAAAAATCACGAAATCTTGAAACACTGTGATTGCCCGCGCAGGAATCGGATGTCATGGACGCGGTCGTGCGACGCTGGTAGAAACTACGTTTGTTTCCTTTTTCGGCAAGAGGATCCTGCAAAGGGGGGACAGGATCGGTCGAACCGGGAGTATGAGTTTAATTGCATCCGGCTCCGCCGGCCAGCCCGAATCTCGTCGCCTGAATCTCGTCGCCAACTCGCCGCAAGTCCTGCGCCGAATGTTTCCGAAGCAGGCGCCGGCCGACCGCTGGCCAGCGCGCGGGTCTATTTCCAAACCTCCTCGTACGCACCCGCTTCGGTCAACGAGCCAAGGTGCTCGGGCTTTATCGGCTCGAGCCTGACTCTCTTTCCCTCGAGCGTCACCGGCCTCACGTCCATTCGTTATTTCGCCGGAGTCGGTGGCACGGCCGGATGAACGAGATGGAACCCGGTCGCACGCTGATACGCGCTGGCCACCGCGAGCAGCTTCGCCTCCTCGAAAAGTCCGCCGAGAAACGTCAGCGACACCGGCGTGCCATCGGTCCGAAATCCGTTGGGAAGAATCACGGCGGGATGACCGGTGAGATTTGTCGCCACGAGCTGCGGCAGATTCGCCGCGCTCGTCGGCGTGACAATAACGTCCACCTTCTTCATTAGATCGTCCCACGCCGCGATGGCCGTGCTTCGCAGACGATTGGCATTGATGTAGTCCGCCGCCGGAATGAACCGCGCGGTGCGAAAAGTGTTCGCCCAGTCGCCCCGGCCCTGCTGCACGAGCTCCGCATCGCGATTCGACCGCGTGAGATCGTCGAACGCCGCGGCTGCCTCGGCAGTCAGAATGAATCGCATCGCGTCGTACGGCAGATCGGGGATCTCGATGGGAATGAGATTCACGCCCATTCCACGCAGCACCTCAAGCGCGGCATCGTCCCACTTCTTCGACGCGTGCAGCGTGCGCTTCTCGTCCTTCGGATCCGTCACCGGAAGATCGAACGCGCTCTTCACGTACCCGATGCGAAGGTTCCTCGGTGACACCGTCGCGTCCCAGTTGTACGCCGCGGGGATCACGCTGTTGTCCTTTCCATCCGGGCCCTGAATGGCGTCGAGCACCAGCGCGCAATCCTCCACACTGCGACAGATCGGTCCCAGCTTGTCCATGCTCCACGAGAGCGCCATCGCGCCGGTCTTCGGCACTCGCCCGTAAGTCGGCCTCAGGCCGGTCGTTCCACAGACGGTCGAAGGAGAGGAGATGGATCCCAGCGTCTCGCTTCCAATCGCGAAGCCAACGAGTCCTGCCGCCGTCGCCGATGCGGGACCAGCGGAAGATCCGCTCGAGCCCTGTTCCACCTTCCACGGATTCCGCGTCTTCCCGCCGAACCACGTGTCGCCCTGAGCGAGCTCGCCGAGCGTAAGCTTGGCGACGAGAACGGCGCCGGCGGCGTCGAGTCGCTGAACGACGGTCGCATCCTCGTCGATCACCTGGTC harbors:
- a CDS encoding amidase translates to MINEVHDRRAFMAYFAGIGLSSTLLPGVLWAKVAEGMEITAATIAAAEEMAGLKFDDAERAMMVDGLKTQETRIQALHKVSIPNSVAPALVFDPVPPGREIARGPKRPMVRSRVPVKVVPADDELAFLPVTELSELIRRGRITSTRLTQLYLDRLKRYDPVLKCVITLTEDRALAQARAADAEIARGKYRGPLHGIPWGAKDLLAVRGYKTTWGAGPYRDQVIDEDATVVQRLDAAGAVLVAKLTLGELAQGDTWFGGKTRNPWKVEQGSSGSSAGPASATAAGLVGFAIGSETLGSISSPSTVCGTTGLRPTYGRVPKTGAMALSWSMDKLGPICRSVEDCALVLDAIQGPDGKDNSVIPAAYNWDATVSPRNLRIGYVKSAFDLPVTDPKDEKRTLHASKKWDDAALEVLRGMGVNLIPIEIPDLPYDAMRFILTAEAAAAFDDLTRSNRDAELVQQGRGDWANTFRTARFIPAADYINANRLRSTAIAAWDDLMKKVDVIVTPTSAANLPQLVATNLTGHPAVILPNGFRTDGTPVSLTFLGGLFEEAKLLAVASAYQRATGFHLVHPAVPPTPAK